The sequence AGGTCCACCAACCGGTGCGTGTCGGTGCAGGCGTCCGCGAACGCGTCGGTGGCGCCGGTGGCGACCAGCGCGGCCTCCAGGCACGAGGAGGACAGGACCCGCACCCGTCCGGCCGCACTGGCCGCCCGCCACCAGGCGGCGGCCGCCGTGGCGTTCGCCGGGTGCGGCCGCAGCAGCGATACGGCGGCGCCCGGCAGCTCCGTCCGCCCGCTTGTGCGCAGCCCCGAGCTGCCCGCACCTGCGACCGCCCACCACCGGCTGCCGGTCTCCGTCCACACGGTCAGTGCCTGGGTGAACGCTCCGTCATCCACCAACGCTGCGCTGAACGCGGACAGCGGCACGCCGGCGGCGGCGTTGGCCGAGCCGTCGAGCGGGTCGAGCACCACCGTGTACGCGGACCCGCGGTCGAGCCAGCCGCACTCCTCGGACAGCACGTTGACGTCACCGGTCACGGCGAGGATGGCGGCCTCGACGATCTCGTCGATGCGCATCGTCGCGGTGCCGTCCGCCCCGCGCCCGACGGAGGCGGCCAGCTCGGCGCGGTCGTGCCGTGCGCGGGCGTCGTTCGCCGCGGCCACGCCGGCCGCCGCTGCGCGCAGCAGCGCCGGGTGCAGGACGTCCTCGGCGGCCACGGTCAGCTCCCCACCAGCACCCGGTCGTCGACCGCGCTCCAGGTGGAGCGGACGGTCGGCCAGCCGGCGTCCTCGGTCACCAGCACCAGGTCCGCCCGCGCGCCGACCTCCAGCCGGCCGCGGTCGGCGAGCCCGGCGACCCGCGCCGCACCCCGCGTCACCAGCCCGACCGCGACCGGCAGCGGCGCCCGGCCGTCGCGGGCCAGCCGGAACGCGGCACCGATCATGCTGAACGGCATGTAGTCGCTGGACAGACCGTCGACGAGACCTTCGGCGATCAGGTCGGCGGCCGCGACGTTGCCGCTGTGCGAGCCGCCCCTGAGCACGTTCGGCGCACCGGCGACGACGAGCAGCCCGTACTCGCGCGCGGCGTGCGCGGCCGCGAGCGTGGTGGGGAACTCCGCCACGGCGACGCCGACGGCGGCCAGGTCGGCGACCTCGTCGGCCGTCACCGGGTCGTGGCCGAGCACCCGTACGGTGCCGTTGCGATGCACGAGCCAGTCGAGCGCCACCTCGCGGTGCCACACCCGGCCGTCGCGTTCGGCGATCCGCGCGGCCATCAGCTGGTGCGCGGTGGTCCGGTCGTGCTCGCCGAGGTAGAGCCTGGCGTACGCGTCGAGGTCGCGGAACTGGCCCTGCCCCGGCGTGTGGTCCTCGTAGCTGACCAACGGCGGCACGGTCTCTGCGCGGTAGTACTCCAGCGTCTCGCCGAGCGCGGCGAGACCGTCGGGGTCGCGGGCGTCCAGCCGGAACAGCATGCGGTGGTCGAGCTGTGCCTGCCCGTCGCACATCCTGGTCCTGATCGCCCGCTCCCGCACCAGCGCGCCTTCGATCGAGCGGTTCTTGCTGTCGTCGCCGTAGTACCCGGTGGCATGGAAGACCGTGGTGATGCCGGCGGCACGCACCCTGCCCTCGAAGCTGGCGAGGCCGAACCCGACGTCGAACTCCACGCCGGGACGCGGCTGTAGCTCCTTCTCCAGCCCGTCGCTGTGCGTGTCCACGAGCCCGGGCAGGAGGTACGCGCCACGCCCGTCCACCGCCGCGGGCGGCGGCGGGCCGGCCCGCTCGGCGACGTCCACGAGCACACCGTCCTCGGCGACCACGACCGCGTCGTCGAGCACCCGGTCGGGCAGCACCGCCCGCACATTGTGGATGCACAGCCTCGTCACCTGGCCACCTCGAGGTCGTAGGCGGGGTCGCGGAGGATCTCCGTCGGCGGGCCACTGGCGACCACCTGGCCGCCGCCGAGCACCACCACCCGGTCGGCCAGCCGTTCGATGGCCTCCAGGTCGTGGAAGACAGAAAGCACGGCGACCCCGGCGCCGGTCAGCCGCTCGATGAGGCCCAGCACGGCTTCCCGGTTCACCGGGTCGAGCGCGGACACCGGCTCGTCGAGCAGCAGCAGCCGCGGCGGCGAGATGAGCCCGGACGCCAGGTTCACCCGCTGCTTCTGCCCACCGGAGAGCACCGTGGGGTACATCGCCCACAGCTTGCGTTCGATGTTCAGCCGCTCGAGCGCGTCGGCCGCAGCCGACCGCGCGTCGCCCGCCGACATGCCGCGCGCGACGCCCGCGCCCGCGACCACGTCTGCGGTCGCCTTGCGCGGCTCGGTCTTCAGGAACTGCGAGACGTAGCCGATCTCCCGGCCGCGCAGCTTCGCGACCTCAGCGTCCGGCAGCGCCGCGAGATCGACCCGCGACCCGTCGCCGCGGCGGAACAGCACCTCGCCACCGCCTGGCAGGTACGTGCGGTAGACGCAGCGCAGCAACGTGGACTTGCCGGCACCGCTCGCGCCGGCGAGCACGACGTGTTCGCCCGCGTGTACGTCCAGGTCGACGCCGTCGAGTGCGGGCACCCGGCGACCGTCGATCAGGTGCAGCGTGAACTCCTTGACCAACCCACGGACCGCGAGCACCGGCTCCTCGGCAGCTGGCATGTCTGCTCCTCGTCATCCACGCGCGGCGGCGACCAACCGCTGGCTGTACGGGTGTTGCGGGTCCTCGAAGACCTGGTCGGTCAGGCCGGTCTCCACCGCGCGACCGTGCTGCATCACAGCAACCCGGTCGGTGAGCATCTCGATGACCGCGAAGTCGTGCGAGATGACGAGTGCGGCGAGCTGGAACTCCTCCAGCAGACCGCGGATCAGGTCGAGCACTCCCGCGGCCACCGACGCGTCCAGCCCTGTGGTCGGCTCGTCGAGGAGCACCACAGGTGGCTGGTTCGCCAGCGCCTTCGCCAGCTGTACGCGTTACCGCATACCGCCGGAGAAGGTGCGTACGAGGTGGTCCATCCGGGCCTCAGGCACCTCGGTGCGGCGCAGCAGCTCGGCGGCGCGGGCGCGGATCTTGCCGTAGTGCCGCCAGCCGCTCGCCGTCAGCGGCTCGGCGACGTTGCCGCCGGCCGTCACGCCGAGGTCGAGCCCGGCGGCGGGGTCCTGGTAGACGACGGACACCTGGTCGACGCGCAGCTTCCTGCGCACGGACGGCGACAGGTCGAGGATGCTCACCGCGCCGTCGCCGTAGCCGCGCAGGTAGACGCTGCCGGCGGTCGCCGTGT is a genomic window of Streptosporangiales bacterium containing:
- a CDS encoding alpha-D-ribose 1-methylphosphonate 5-triphosphate diphosphatase, whose product is MTRLCIHNVRAVLPDRVLDDAVVVAEDGVLVDVAERAGPPPPAAVDGRGAYLLPGLVDTHSDGLEKELQPRPGVEFDVGFGLASFEGRVRAAGITTVFHATGYYGDDSKNRSIEGALVRERAIRTRMCDGQAQLDHRMLFRLDARDPDGLAALGETLEYYRAETVPPLVSYEDHTPGQGQFRDLDAYARLYLGEHDRTTAHQLMAARIAERDGRVWHREVALDWLVHRNGTVRVLGHDPVTADEVADLAAVGVAVAEFPTTLAAAHAAREYGLLVVAGAPNVLRGGSHSGNVAAADLIAEGLVDGLSSDYMPFSMIGAAFRLARDGRAPLPVAVGLVTRGAARVAGLADRGRLEVGARADLVLVTEDAGWPTVRSTWSAVDDRVLVGS
- a CDS encoding ATP-binding cassette domain-containing protein, yielding MPAAEEPVLAVRGLVKEFTLHLIDGRRVPALDGVDLDVHAGEHVVLAGASGAGKSTLLRCVYRTYLPGGGEVLFRRGDGSRVDLAALPDAEVAKLRGREIGYVSQFLKTEPRKATADVVAGAGVARGMSAGDARSAAADALERLNIERKLWAMYPTVLSGGQKQRVNLASGLISPPRLLLLDEPVSALDPVNREAVLGLIERLTGAGVAVLSVFHDLEAIERLADRVVVLGGGQVVASGPPTEILRDPAYDLEVAR
- a CDS encoding inositol monophosphatase; its protein translation is MERGRRPGAGGELTVAAEDVLHPALLRAAAAGVAAANDARARHDRAELAASVGRGADGTATMRIDEIVEAAILAVTGDVNVLSEECGWLDRGSAYTVVLDPLDGSANAAAGVPLSAFSAALVDDGAFTQALTVWTETGSRWWAVAGAGSSGLRTSGRTELPGAAVSLLRPHPANATAAAAWWRAASAAGRVRVLSSSCLEAALVATGATDAFADACTDTHRLVDLAAAVVLLDAAGGAVRDVHGRPLEFDTDLTRRWSGVVAATPELADDLAALLADPPRSPQGTARRRPPS